A DNA window from Xanthomonas campestris pv. campestris str. ATCC 33913 contains the following coding sequences:
- a CDS encoding DUF1641 domain-containing protein: MAEPLDYDVKPPPIGPTAREELDRLLETLHQRGILRLANDLVGAQDKLAKVLVDGINQPGPLNVLQNVSILAMAVSRIPPSQFYKVVFAGKDALDQIARSRAQTAAQGEAPGLRGAYRLLQDEAVWNAITPVLDGLKAFAAGLDKQVDKPISAFSGKPSES, translated from the coding sequence ATGGCCGAACCCCTGGACTACGACGTCAAACCCCCACCGATCGGGCCCACCGCGCGCGAAGAACTCGACCGCCTGCTCGAGACCCTGCACCAGCGCGGGATACTGCGCCTGGCCAACGACCTGGTCGGCGCGCAGGACAAACTGGCCAAGGTGCTGGTTGATGGCATCAACCAGCCTGGGCCGCTCAATGTCCTGCAGAACGTCTCGATCCTGGCGATGGCGGTGTCGCGCATTCCGCCCAGCCAGTTCTACAAGGTGGTGTTTGCCGGCAAGGACGCGCTGGACCAGATCGCGCGCAGCCGTGCGCAGACCGCAGCCCAGGGCGAGGCGCCCGGCCTGCGCGGTGCGTATCGGCTGCTGCAGGACGAGGCGGTGTGGAATGCGATCACGCCAGTGCTCGATGGCCTGAAAGCCTTCGCCGCCGGCCTGGACAAGCAGGTCGACAAGCCGATCTCCGCCTTCAGCGGCAAGCCCAGCGAGAGCTGA